Proteins encoded together in one Plasmodium cynomolgi strain B DNA, chromosome 9, whole genome shotgun sequence window:
- a CDS encoding farnesyltransferase beta subunit (putative) — NHALHFPFCTKRLRLRTKINKEQTSAASKKEAKPKMNSGDTYTLRYNKKKHLAVLLFELTKYEKKKDGFKPDFENDEFYNQVEKLIQLLFNYIFNLSKESYADCKDDIPHECYHSSSSEKLSDILTNSSEDDEELSNLFPFKEAHAQEGDTPHIDNGEEEDKLESIEFKGRGANANKSFMETSSSSSHDSPNIDDNINRVTSVPLKKDRPNKASLQKQNTQKESSHERNNNHMSEHFFNFNLKCNQNTQTLKEKKKVEEQILSIYYKIFSSNIIDMLLNSLTVEISDIILFFLFDNVGSIDDISSFFTKGHYTFEMIHTYIQKKKFSRAVTSSSKGAYKHRCSNNPSHFEKRHQTEDTKNACIRGKEQEGDTQSTAEKTKRGQNTEERCPPLDAKSKVEGGPSLNEEWSTTNISAQKITNDDNANDANGENEEGNSTYYLSEILPENIIHYSSEMLPEEGAKDINLPSASNHPRDVSKLRNALIKEDTLIVENFHFQLNKSSVLLNKFISVLNVHLEKQKHFKFCTDIFFVKNLRLSFLEASKPWIFYWCIHTIYILHNDLEIEQKLGKTTFGYIKQCVFVYLNKIKNENGALGGGLNQYTHIATTYAAVCVFIYLHDDENNFLSFLDKKKLHSYILKLKCKDGSFRLHKNGEIDMRGTYCAIAVCSMCHILTNEVKKNVEKYILSCQNYEGGFTSEKFQESHGGYTYCALATLCILGKVQKVNMNKLVHWLINKQGNLEGAFMGRTNKLVDACYSFWIGSIFFLINEMHILKQFLQSCKNGNKKKHIRGRDQIVDNTDFPNFNEPNNFEKMNVMGSSSNGAKGEHPSIDTADNHKTRNKAKGSHHSDCIDAPSKSDHMSSKNPPMTTQIHKEQINFENYKNKFLQKKVMFNMNFLKLYLLVCSQSNKGGMKDKPMEKVDYYHTCYALSGLSIIENYILSHKPDDETYNTDHINHLNRIHILYNITVSKVYKSYTYFSPSFPLSENKINHRVGKGAYLYLKRLLC; from the coding sequence AACCATGCGTTGCACTTTCCGTTCTGCACAAAGCGGCTGCGACtgagaacaaaaataaacaaagaaCAAACAAGCGCAGCAAGCAAAAAAGAGGCCAAGCCGAAGATGAATTCCGGTGACACGTACACGCTAAggtacaacaaaaaaaaacaccttgCAGTGCTACTATTCGAGTtaacaaaatatgaaaaaaaaaaagatggctTCAAGCCAGATTTTGAAAACGATGAATTTTACAACCAGGTAGAAAAGCTCATACAGCTgctatttaattatatatttaatttaagcAAAGAAAGCTACGCAGACTGCAAAGATGACATCCCTCATGAGTGTTATCATTCCAGTTCTTCCGAAAAATTAAGCgatattttaacaaattctAGTGAAGACGATGAAGAACTATCGAaccttttcccatttaagGAAGCCCACGCGCAAGAAGGAGACACTCCACATATTGATAATGGCGAAGAGGAGGACAAACTCGAATCTATAGAGTTCAAAGGAAGGGGTGCGAATGCTAACAAGAGTTTCATGGAGACCTCCAGTTCATCTTCCCACGACTCTCCCAACATAGATGACAATATAAACCGTGTCACCAGTGTACCCCTAAAAAAGGACAGACCCAATAAGGCATCTCTCCAAAAACAAAATACTCAAAAAGAATCATCTCacgaaagaaataataacCATATGTCCGaacattttttcaactttaatttaaaatgcaaCCAAAATACACAAACgctaaaggaaaaaaagaaggtagAAGAACAAATATTAAGCATCTACTATAAGATCTTCTCTTCCAACATCATTGATATGCTTTTAAATAGTCTCACTGTAGAAATTTCagatattattttattcttccttttcgatAACGTTGGAAGTATTGACGATATTAGTTCCTTCTTTACCAAGGGGCATTACACCTTTGAGAtgatacacacatacattcagaagaaaaaatttagtcGTGCTGTGACGTCTTCAAGTAAGGGAGCATATAAACACAGGTGCTCAAACAACCCAtctcattttgaaaaaaggcaCCAAACGGAGGATACTAAAAATGCGTGCATTAGGGGAAAGGAACAAGAGGGTGACACACAGAGTACGGCGGAAAAAACTAAGAGAGGACAAAATACAGAAGAACGATGCCCCCCTTTAGACGCCAAAAGTAAGGTAGAAGGAGGTCCATCTCTGAATGAAGAATGGTCTACTACCAACATCAGCGCTCAAAAAATCACAAACGATGACAATGCAAATGATGCAAACggggaaaatgaagaggGAAACAGTACCTATTACTTAAGCGAAATATTGCCAGAAAACATTATCCACTACTCAAGCGAAATGTTGCCAGAAGAAGGCGCAAAAGATATAAACCTACCCTCGGCGAGCAACCATCCTCGGGACGTCTCTAAACTAAGAAATGCTCTCATTAAAGAGGACACATTAAttgttgaaaattttcacttcCAGTTAAACAAATCCTCCGTTCTGCTTAACAAATTTATCAGCGTGTTAAATGTACATCTAGAAAAGCAGAAGCATTTCAAATTCTGCACTGATatatttttcgtaaaaaatttaaggtTGAGCTTTTTGGAAGCATCGAAGCCGTGGATTTTCTATTGGTGTATTCACACTATCTACATCTTACATAACGATTTGGAGATTGAGCAGAAGTTAGGCAAGACCACCTTTGGTTATATAAAACAGTGCGTCTTCGtctatttaaataaaataaaaaacgaaaatggagCCTTAGGAGGTGGACTAAATCAGTATACCCACATAGCGACTACGTACGCGGCGGTATGTGTGTTTATATACCTACACGATgacgaaaataattttttaagctttctagataaaaaaaaattacactcCTATATCCTTAAGTTAAAATGTAAAGATGGTTCATTTCgattacacaaaaatggggagataGACATGAGAGGCACCTACTGTGCTATAGCAGTATGTTCCATGTGTCACATACTAActaatgaagtaaaaaaaaatgtggaaaaatatattctgtCCTGTCAAAATTACGAAGGCGGATTTACaagtgaaaaatttcaaGAAAGTCACGGAGGTTATACCTATTGCGCCTTAGCTACTTTGTGCATTCTAGGAAAAGTTCAAAAAGtgaatatgaataaattagTACATTGGCTAATTAACAAACAAGGGAACTTAGAGGGCGCGTTTATGGGAAGAACCAATAAATTAGTGGATGCTTGCTACTCATTCTGGATTGGatccattttctttttaataaacgAAATGCATATATTAAAGCAGTTCCTGCAgagttgcaaaaatggaaataaaaaaaagcatattcGTGGAAGAGACCAAATTGTGGATAACACAGATTTCCCCAATTTTAATGAGCcaaacaattttgaaaaaatgaatgtaaTGGGAAGCAGTTCAAATGGGGCAAAAGGTGAACATCCCTCTATCGACACAGCGGATAACCACAAAACGCGTAACAAAGCTAAGGGCAGTCATCACTCTGACTGCATCGATGCGCCGTCCAAATCGGATCACATGAGTAGTAAGAACCCCCCCATGACAACTCAAATACACAAAGAACAAATCAactttgaaaattataaaaataaattcttgcaaaaaaaagtcatgTTTAATATGAATTTCTTAAAGCTCTATTTGCTCGTATGCTCTCAAAGCAATAAGGGTGGCATGAAGGACAAGCCGATGGAAAAAGTTGATTATTATCATACGTGCTATGCCTTAAGTGGTTTGTCCATAATAGAAAACTACATATTGTCACATAAACCAGACGATGAGACGTACAATACGGACCATATAAATCACCTGAACAGAATTCACATCCTTTACAATATAACCGTTTCAAAGGTATACAAAAGTTACACCTActtttctccctcttttcCGCTAAGTGAAAACAAGATTAATCACCGAGTTGGGAAGGGTGCTTACTTATATTTGAAGCGGCTCCTTTGC
- a CDS encoding hypothetical protein (putative) produces the protein MEYESAKVNKNCEEYTNQQKCASHNGTPKPDVREGTNDDQNMYYIFEELIFNEDMKKKVRHYTWFYYFENLVLKLDNFVTQILNYSYYILNNMATPSNSSGINNKRNILLVQSTLTVKLVNRRNRKKKFTSSFNHNAFKRIEQIVMHKEEINTNSKIDKNELKILNYLKNQNIKTHTTEEKEIANFISKQNDITEHSPNENVQKLDCNEYGILRGYDIILLRYSYEIIYFYKNSKATASYNNHIYNQAHQHEKITKKNHQKSKKKEENDHANEQVPRGTNNDTLNKDIIEKNKYHTMLTWRNYLNDSNELKQCVVLDALNICSGMDGYIDGENFNFDVLVNDAYSYLVKYKTKLSIFRLIYAVTSLLKSQMRPIIYIPHWWYHDIPLCENNIIESGDFHLFVFKELEKDGFLKIGNKTKILLC, from the exons ATGGAATACGAAAGTgcaaaagtaaataaaaactgTGAGGAGTACACAAACCAGCAGAAGTGTGCATCACATAACGGTACCCCCAAACCCGACGTGCGCGAGGGTACAAATGATGATCAAAACATGTATTACATCTTCGAAGAGTTAATATTTAATGaagacatgaaaaaaaaagtacgccaTTACACATGGTTTTATTACTTCGAAAATCTGGTGTTAAAATTGGACAACTTTGTAACCCAAATATTGAATTACTCCTACTACATTCTTAACAACATGGCCACCCCCTCAAACAGTAGTGGCATAAATAACAAGCGTAACATACTTCTGGTGCAGTCAACTCTCACAGTGAAACTGGTAAATAGGaggaataggaaaaaaaaattcacctcCAGTTTTAACCACAATGCATTTAAGCGCATAGAACAAATAGTTATGcacaaagaagaaataaacacAAACAGCAAAATAGATAAAAACGAACTGAAAATTCTaaactatttaaaaaatcaaaacataaaaa cccaCACAacagaggaaaaagaaattgccAATTTTATTAGCAAACAAAATGACATAACAGAACATTCCCCGAATGAAAATGTCCAAAAATTAGATTGTAATGAGTATGGGATACTGAGAGGGTATGATATTATCCTCCTAAGGTATTCGTACGagattatttatttttacaaaaatagtAAAGCGACGGCAAGCTACAATAATCATATATACAATCAGGCCCACCagcatgaaaaaattaccaaaaaaaatcatcagaaaagcaaaaaaaaggaagaaaatgatcaTGCAAATGAGCAGGTGCCAAGGGGAACTAATAACGACACGCTCAATAAAGacataatagaaaaaaacaaatatcaCACGATGCTCACATGGAGGAACTACTTAAACGACTCAAATGAATTAAAACAGTGTGTTGTGCTGGATGCACTAAATATATGTTCCGGAATGGATGGATATATTGACggagaaaattttaactttGACGTTTTGGTAAATGATGCCTACTCCTACTTGGTGAAATACAAAACGAAGTTGTCCATCTTCCGGTTGATATACGCCGTTACGTCCCTACTGAAGAGCCAAATGCGACCAatt ATATATATTCCCCACTGGTGGTACCATGACATACCTTTATGTGAAAATAATATCATCGAATCGGGAGATTTCCACTTATTCGTTTTTAAG gaaTTAGAAAAAGACGGATTCcttaaaattggaaataaaacaaagatTCTTCTGTGCTAA
- a CDS encoding hypothetical protein (putative): MLNRTRRIFFSTAKSSNLYLTISSSSESIFRNQVIKRASFPGIEGYFTITNNHSPLVTLLRNGIITVEFDEKEKKQFFISDGIFIYKKSNDNNNSNNAEIVGVEIVPLEYLDKNKTVKVLQQMCAVNDATDDKWRKIKTMLG; the protein is encoded by the exons atgttgaacAGAACACGGAGGATATTTTTCAGCACAGCAAAAAGCAGCAACTTGTACTTAACCATATCTTCGTCTAGTGAATCCATATTCAGAAATCAAGTAATTAAAAGGGCTTCTTTTCCAG gaaTTGAAGGATATTTCACCATAACAAATAACCACAGCCCCCTAGTTACGTTATTAAGAAATGGAATAATTACTGTCGAATTTgacgagaaggaaaagaaacagttttttatatcagatggcatatttatatataaaaaaagtaatgacaacaacaacagcaacaaTGCTGAAATTGTGGGGGTTGAAATTGTGCCCCTAGAATATttagacaaaaataaaacagttAAGGTTTTGCAGCAGATGTGCGCAGTAAATGATGCTACCGATGacaagtggagaaaaatcaAGACCATGTTGGGGTAA
- a CDS encoding MAEBL (putative): MTLYGFLALVAFSCICKARSIANPQKEFMDRFDIAKNHINIRWSTNGVLGKGDYKYDIDDEENANSKLSTKNMTETCPNHDVQGMYKGSCPDYGKTFVMDLNGDEYNEDFLNEISFGLLNMKLNLSIEIPLENSGMAMYQGLFKRCPLDENHSLLIKKEQEYDMCFRRVYSHMQSARRNKKHTLRNKYSHFGWHGLGGRLGSNMNYPLHDYNPSESHETKKMSFPGLIKDLSDCSIYSYCMGPCFDKDFDNECFRSLPVVFNHKTKECVILGTHEGSRRRNCLSQNSDGFERCFVPIKKERGKEWTYASSFLRPDYETKCPPRFPLNDTVFGYYNDSTGECKSAVKNDHESYKTTFKNCIEGLFNHLERDSETRRDNFLWGVWVLEGSSKKLNSMNDIGMCSILKKKPNCVLKKENHYSFTNLTANSFDFDQNITYPQVEEMHEQDDEASKFGKAASEGSEKKTDLSEMDKRRKKSGNEDKETKQTKEYGILEKKKETKINEHSGLSMKNLNYMFSMQKSHESTHPNKDDSIFRSKGEPISQMLELNQSSRSYLHNPGVRGRGRYQTSYVNSPTINYRSASQNEANINSELSKNPQARFMERFDIPKNHIFINWKKEGNFGEGNFKYDVLLNKTAGAAQSLLIDDYNDVCPNHSIPGRAQGSCPNYGKAIIVETLEDKNKDIHFNLQFLNEIHTGYLGRKSRYNFELPYDKSGIAMHHGFPTSCPINTQEEKLFEKMDDYNYDMCKSTVFSSPFSMKEWDRKSHSFKYYGLYGLGGRLGSSISNYAGNRQRGEKRTSNITLPMKNPGLIKNLFDCSIYSYCLGPCIEDTYRNKCFRNLPAYYNHTTNECVILGTHEQERSSNCRKEKNDLSKPNCQKIRKTSDSKDWTYVTSFIRPDYEEKCPPRFPLNSKSFGIYDEQTGKCRSLVKKQNLISIQNFDACLEYLFITSPKDLYSSMIGKYWGVWIAKEPVNKDNMFTVSGECYYIFQKPTCVIHKENHFSFTSLTTNDIDFDQNFNIEPVEELIEQRGIIDSVKQGNNNKWANARKQLEEDKALNPTDFDFSAKHDSRATESKENEEEIRVEEARRVEEARRVEEARRVEEARRVEEARRVEEARRVEEARRVEEARKVEETRKAEEARKAEEARQAEEARKAEEARKAEDARKAEAARKAEAARKAEAAKKAEAAKKAEAAKKAEAAKKAEAAKKAEAAKKAEAAKKAEAAKKAEAAKKAEEERKAEEARKVEEARKAEEARKVEADRKAEEARKVEADRKAEEARKAEEARKAEEAMKVEEARKVEADRKAEEARKAEEARKAEEVRKVEEARKVEEARKAEEARRAEVAKVEEDAKKKVAHESKEGVDEKDDSKKKDLFSHNAISIEQEKKGNLILNDSKKTEGSKTNGVADSSNNNREESKEFQKHKFNNNNISGENGNSESNSNPEAYNEENFEEEVEEAKMRKQLDDKNIGSEIPNSNYAPKNYESRDDKLDKDEYIKRDAKKTREEIINLSKKNPCTVDVSSEFCDYMRESISFGNCSDGERKGLCCSISNYCLKYFSYSSNEYYNCTNEEFGHRDYKCFQKSTVSSMFR; encoded by the exons ATGACGCTGTACGGTTTTTTAGCCCTTGTGGCATTCTCTTGTATTTGTAAAGCGAGGAGTATAGCGAATCCTCAGAAGGAGTTTATGGACAGATTTGACATAGCCAAGAATCACATAAACATAAGGTGGTCTACAAATGGTGTGTTAGGAAAAGGGGACTATAAATATGATATAG ATGATGAAGAGAATGCAAACTCTAAGCTTAGCACAAAGAATATGACAGAAACCTGCCCAAACCATGATGTCCAAGGAATGTACAAGGGTAGTTGTCCCGATTATGGGAAAACATTCGTAATGGATCTAAACGGAGATGAATATaatgaagattttttaaatgaaattagTTTCGGTTTGTTGAACATGAAATTGAATCTTTCAATAGAAATTCCATTGGAAAACAGTGGGATGGCCATGTACCAAGGTCTCTTTAAGCGTTGTCCTTTGGACGAAAATCATAGTTTGctgataaaaaaggaacaagaaTATGATATGTGTTTTAGACGAGTTTACAGTCATATGCAATCCGctagaagaaataaaaaacatacgTTGCGGAATAAATATTCACACTTTGGATGGCACGGATTAGGAGGTCGACTCGGCTCCAATATGAATTACCCTCTACATGATTATAATCCGTCGGAAAGTCATGAGactaaaaaaatgagcttCCCAGGCTTAATAAAAGATTTGTCCGACTGTTCTATTTATTCCTATTGTATGGGTCCATGTTTTGACAAAGATTTTGATAACGAATGTTTTCGCAGTTTACCTGTCGTTTTTAACCACAAAACGAAGGAGTGCGTTATCCTAGGAACACATGAaggaagtagaagaagaaattgcCTGTCTCAAAATTCAGATGGTTTTGAGAGATGTTTTGTGccaataaaaaaggaaagagggAAAGAATGGACCTACGCATCGTCATTTTTGCGTCCAGATTATGAGACAAAATGCCCTCCAAGATTTCCATTAAATGATACAGTATTTGGCTACTACAATGATAGTACTGGTGAATGCAAATCTGctgtaaaaaatgatcatGAGAGTTATAAAACAActttcaaaaattgtattgaAGGATTATTCAATCATCTTGAGAGGGATAGCGAAACTCGCAGAGATAATTTCTTATGGGGGGTTTGGGTTTTGGAAGGTagttccaaaaaattaaattccaTGAATGACATTGGAATgtgttccattttgaagaagaaaccAAATTGTGtcttgaaaaaggaaaaccacTATTCCTTTACGAATCTGACCGCGAATTCTTTTGATTTCGATCAAAATATAACGTATCCACAGGTGGAGGAGATGCATGAACAGGACGATGAAGCGAGTAAATTTGGAAAAGCCGCATCGGaaggaagcgaaaaaaaaacagatttaagcgaaatggataaaaggaggaaaaaatcggGAAACGAAGATAAAGAAACAAAACAGACAAAAGAATATGgaattttggaaaagaagaaggaaacaaaaataaatgaacactCGGGATTAAGCATGAAGAATCTTAACTATATGTTTTCCATGCAAAAGAGTCACGAATCAACACATCCAAATAAAGACGATTCTATTTTTAGAAGCAAGGGTGAACCTATAAGTCAAATGCTTGAACTGAATCAGTCTTCCAGAAGTTATTTGCACAATCCAGGTGTTCGTGGCAGAGGAAGATACCAAACTTCGTATGTGAACTCCCCGACAATAAATTACAGGTCAGCTTCTCAGAATGAAGCAAATATCAATTCCGAATTGTCGAAAAATCCTCAAGCTAGATTTATGGAAAGATTCGATATTCCCAaaaatcacatttttatcaattggaaaaaggaaggaaattttGGAGAGGGTAATTTCAAGTATGATGTTTTATTGAATAAAACTGCTGGTGCCGCACAGTCATTATTAATTGATGATTATAATGACGTTTGTCCAAATCATTCAATTCCAGGGAGGGCACAAGGAAGTTGCCCTAACTATGGAAAAGCTATCATTGTTGAAACActtgaagataaaaataaagatattcattttaatttacaatttttaaatgaaatacaTACTGGGTATCTGGGCAGAAAAAGCAGATATAATTTCGAACTTCCATATGATAAAAGTGGAATAGCTATGCATCATGGTTTTCCAACATCGTGTCCAATAAATACGCAAGAAGAAAAgttgtttgaaaaaatggatgatTACAATTATGATATGTGCAAGTCTACCGTGTTTTCATCTCCGTTCTCCATGAAGGAATGGGATCGCAAAAGCCATTCGTTTAAGTATTATGGCCTTTATGGTTTGGGTGGTCGACTAGGTTCGAGTATTTCAAATTATGCAGGAAATAGACAAAGAGGTGAAAAGCGTACGAGTAACATAACGTTACCAATGAAGAATCCAGggttaataaaaaacttgTTCGATTGCTCTATATACTCCTATTGTTTAGGACCTTGTATTGAAGACACGTACAGAAATAAATGCTTCCGAAATTTACCAGCTTATTATAATCACACAACAAATGAATGTGTCATACTTGGTACACATGAACAGGAAAGAAGCAGTAATtgcagaaaggaaaaaaatgacttaaGTAAACCCAACTGCCAAAAGATCAGAAAAACCTCAGATTCTAAGGATTGGACATATGTTACATCATTTATTAGGCCTgattatgaagaaaaatgcccACCTAGATTTCCTCTCAATTCCAAAAGTTTTGGGATCTACGATGAACAAACAGGAAAATGCAGAAGTCTCgtcaaaaaacaaaatttaattagTATTCAAAATTTCGACGCCTGTTTAGAATATTTGTTTATCACCTCTCCAAAAGATTTATATAGTAGTATGATAGGCAAATACTGGGGGGTTTGGATTGCAAAAGAGCCGGTTAATAAAGATAATATGTTTACGGTTAGTGGGGAATGCTActatatatttcaaaaacCAACTTGCGTCATCCACAAAGAGaaccatttttcatttacatCTCTCACAACAAATGACATTGATTTTGATCAAAACTTTAACATAGAACCTGTGGAAGAATTGATTGAGCAGAGAGGTATAATCGATTCAGTTAAACAGGGTAACAATAATAAATGGGCTAATGCTAGGAAGCAGCTAGAGGAAGACAAGGCGTTAAATCCAACAGACTTTGACTTCAGTGCTAAGCATGACAGTCGTGCAACAGAGTCgaaggaaaatgaagaagaaataaggGTAGAGGAAGCAAGAAGGGTTGAGGAAGCAAGAAGGGTTGAGGAAGCAAGAAGGGTTGAGGAAGCAAGAAGGGTTGAGGAAGCAAGAAGGGTTGAGGAAGCAAGAAGGGTTGAGGAAGCAAGAAGGGTTGAGGAAGCAAGAAAGGTAGAGGAAACAAGAAAGGCAGAGGAGGCTAGGAAGGCTGAGGAAGCTAGACAGGCTGAAGAGGCAAGGAAGGCAGAAGAGGCTAGGAAGGCTGAAGATGCTAGAAAGGCAGAGGCGGCTAGAAAGGCAGAGGCGGCTAGGAAGGCTGAAGCGGCTAAGAAAGCTGAAGCGGCTAAGAAAGCTGAAGCGGCCAAGAAAGCTGAAGCGGCCAAGAAAGCTGAAGCGGCCAAGAAAGCTGAAGCGGCCAAGAAAGCTGAAGCGGCCAAGAAAGCTGAAGCGGCCAAGAAAGCTGAAGCGGCTAAGAAAGCTGAAGAAGAAAGGAAGGCTGAAGAGGCTAGGAAGGTTGAGGAAGCTAGGAAGGCTGAGGAGGCTAGGAAGGTTGAAGCGGATAGGAAGGCTGAGGAGGCTAGGAAGGTTGAAGCGGATAGGAAGGCTGAGGAGGCTAGGAAGGCTGAGGAGGCTAGGAAGGCTGAGGAGGCTATGAAGGTTGAGGAGGCTAGGAAGGTTGAAGCGGATAGGAAGGCTGAGGAGGCTAGGAAGGCTGAGGAAGCTAGAAAGGCTGAGGAGGTTAGAAAGGTTGAGGAAGCTAGAAAGGTTGAGGAAGCTAGAAAGGCTGAGGAGGCTAGAAGGGCTGAGGTGgcaaaagtggaggaagacgcaaagaaaaaagtggcGCATGAAAGTAAAGAAGGTGTGGACGAAAAGGATGATAGCAAGAAAAAGGATTTATTTTCGCATAATGCTATAAGTATtgagcaagaaaaaaaaggtaatttaATATTGAATGACAGTAAAAAGACTGAGGGTTCCAAGACGAACGGAGTTGCTGATTCATCTAATAACAACAGGGAAGAGTCAAAGGAGTTTCAAAAGCATAAGTTCAATAACAATAATATTTCTggtgaaaatggaaattctGAAAGTAATTCGAATCCAGAAGcatataatgaagaaaatttcgaAGAGGAAGTCGAAGAAgcgaaaatgagaaagcaGCTTGACGATAAGAATATCGGGTCGGAGATTCCAAACAGTAATTATGcaccaaaaaattatgaatccAGAGATGATAAATTAGATAAGgatgaatatataaagagAGATGCTAAAAAAACGCGGGAGGagataataaatttatccaaaaaaaatccatGTACTGTTGACGTTTCTTCAGAGTTTTGCGATTATATGAGGGAAAGCATATCTTTTGGTAATTGCTCTGATGGTGAGAGAAAAGGACTGTGTTGTTCAATTTCAAATTATTGTTTAAAGTATTTTAGTTATAGTTCAAATGAGTATTATAACTGTACGAATGAAGAATTTGGCCACAGGGATTACAAATGTTTTCAGAAGAGTACAGTTTCAAGTATGTTCCGTTga
- a CDS encoding hypothetical protein (putative), protein KYKSYENVEDKNISIFQPILLVGMIFMFYIFYFRIFKRRYDVNNENYRRKLNNKNISSKPIISLCLNDIVLKIIGNNVHIVESSIEPFNKLCAISELFVIAQILNDVQEKNIIDLFKRLGLFDKGLKEH, encoded by the coding sequence aaatataaatcatATGAAAATGTTGAAGATAAAaacatttccatttttcaacCAATACTGTTAGTTGGTatgatttttatgttttatattttttactttcgtatatttaaaagaagaTATGAtgtaaataatgaaaattatcgaaggaaattaaataataaaaatattagcaGCAAACCCATTATTTCCCTATGCCTAAACGATATAGTGTTAAAGATTATTGGCAACAACGTACACATAGTTGAAAGCTCCATAGAACCATTTAATAAATTGTGCGCAATTTCAGAACTCTTTGTAATTGctcaaattttaaatgatgtacaggaaaaaaacataattgatctttttaaaagattgGGCTTGTTTGATAAAGGCCTGAAAGAACAT